GGGCAGGCGTGGCAGGTGGGCTCCTCCACCAGGTACTGCGCCCGGATGGTCTCCCCCGAGATGGCCTCGGCATCCGGGTGGAAGGTCTCCTTGCCGTTGAAGGCCGGCAGGGCCCCGACCTCGTTGATGATGTTCATCAGCACGTTCGTGCCGTAGAGCGACAGGCCGCCCTTGCGCGGCGCGGTCAGCGCCCCCTCCATGATCGCCTTCAGGCCGGCCTTGCGGGCATCCTCGAAGGTATTCCGGCGGTCATCCGCGGGCTTCCACTGGTCCTTGATGTCGCCGATGGCCACGACCGCCTTCAGCTTCTTGGCGCCCATCACGGCGCCGGTGCCGCCACGACCGGCCGCGCGGTCGTTCTCGTTCAGGATCGAGGCGTAACGCACCAGATTCTCGCCGGCCGGGCCAATGGCCATGACTGAGACGTTCCTGCCGCCGTGCCGCTCCTGCAGGATCCGCACCGTCTCCCGGATGCCCTTGCCCCAGAGGTCCGAGGCATCCGCCAGCCGTACGGTCCCGTTCTCACAGATCGCGTAGACGGGCGTCGGCGCGGCCCCGCGGAACAGCAGCCCGTCAAACCCTGACCAGCGGAGTCTGGCCGCGGACCAGCCGCCCATGTGGGAGTCGGTCACCCCGCCGGTGAGCGGCGACTTCGTGCAGACCGCCAGACGGCCGGACATATTGATGGCGCTGCCCGTGAGCGGACCGTTCATGAAGCAGAGCAGGTTCTCCGGCGACAGGGGATCGACCTCCGGCCCGTTGTCGAACACGTACTTCACACCGAGTCCCCGGCCGCCGATGTACTTGCGCGCCGCCTCCGGGTCGATCGGTTCGTAGTCGATGCGCCCTGTCGTCAGGTCGATGCGCGCGACGCGGTTCGCGTAGCCCGTGAGCGTCATGCTGAGCCACCCCTCTCAGTCGCATTTCTGCAATAATATTCGACAAATGCTGCGAATTCCTTCTTTGTGACAGGATGCACGTGAAGGGGGGAGGCTCGCCGGCTCAAGAGAAACGGCCCCCGGGGGAGATCCGGGGGCCGTTGCGTACGAGGTCTAGTCCTTGAATTTCCACACGTAGTAGGCTTCCTGTGTCCGGTCCCGGCGCAGCCGCTCCTGCGCCTCCGGGTCGTCATCCGCAAGCACCAGCGCGCTCTGGGAACGGTGGGCCCGGATAGCCGCCAACTTGGTCTCCCAGACCGGCCGCACGTCCACAACCAGGTCCGGCTCTCCCAGGACTGCGGACGCCTTGCCGAAAGCGCGGGTGTGCACCGGCGGACGCCGGTCCGGGGGCAGCTGGGCCACGGCCCGCACCGTCGCCCGGCCCAGGGCCATGTGGTCGGGGTGGACGCTGTAGTCGGGGTGGTAGGTGATAATCAAGGAGGGCCGGATCTCCTCGATGATGGCCTTCAGGCGCGCAGCCAGGGCCTCGGGGTCCTCGAACTCCACGGTCTTGTCCCACAGCCCGAGGAAGCGCAGGTCGGTGATGCCCAGGATGCGGCACGCCTCCCTGAGCTCCTTCTCCCGCAGCCCGGGCAGGCTCTCGCGCGTGGCAAACGGCGGCCGGCCCATGCGCCGGCCCATCTCGCCCCGGGTGCCGCACACGTAGGTGACGGGTACCCCCCGCTGGGCGTACAGGGCGATGGTGCCGCCCACCGCAAAGGTCTCGTCGTCGGGATGCGGCATGATGACCAGCACGTGCTCTTTCACGGCCCGTGACCTCCTACTTCATCGGGAACGGCGTATGGCTCAGCTCCAGAGCGATGGCCAGACAGCCGTTGGCGTCGTGGCCGGCCAACAGCAGCCGGCCCTGCTCGTCCACCTCGTAGTCCGTGAGCCCCTCGGCGTAGGTCCAGCCCTCGCCGGAATGCAGTTGCAGACCCACCCGATACGGGCCCGAGCCCGTGATCTGGGCACGGCTGAACCGCACCCGGGCGTTGCGGACGAAGGCACAGACCGCCATCCCGTTCCCCCCGGCCGCCTCCCCGGCGTAAGCGCCGTTGGTCGTCTCCAGGTGCATGTAGACGTCGGTGTTCACGAAGGATTCCAACCGCTGCTGCACAACCTCGCGATCGATCGGCTCCATAGGACCTGCCTCCAGCCTGCCAAATGCACGTTGGATCGTAGTTTTAGACGCCCCCACGGGGGGCGCGCGATACGCCGCACCGGGCTTTGCCAGAAGACGAAGACGCATCCCCCTGCCGCCGGAGGCAGGGGGATGGGTCACTGGGCCGTATCAGACGCCTCCTGCGCCAACCGGCGCTTCGTGCGCATGTACCCGCGGAAGACGATGGTCTGCTGCTCCTGGACGGGCTGCACCGTCTGCGGGGCCATGGTCCCGGCAGTGCCCTCCCGGGCGGGCGGCTCGACGGCCGCGGGAGCGGACGCCCAGACCGGTTGGGGGGGAGGGCACCGCGCCGTTGGACACCGGAACAGCCGACGGCGCCCCCCCGGCCTGGGCGGCGGCCGGTCCGGCCGCCCGGCCCTCCAGCTCCGAGCGGTTGATCCCCACGAAGCACCCGCCGGGATCGATGATCAGCCGGCGGCAGTCGGCGTCCCCGTACAGCTGCCCCCCGTTGCCGATCCGGAGCGTGCCGGTCACCGTGACGTCGCCGTGGATCTCGCCCTGCAGGTACAGGTCGTCGGACCGCACGGGGCCGGAGCAGACGCCCCCCGGGGCGACGACCATCCGCCCCTCGTGGATGACGGCGCCGCGGACGTGCCCCCGGACCTCGAGAACCCCGCGCGACCGGATCGGACCCTGGACCTCGGTTCCCCGGTCGATCACCGAATACGGCAATGCGTCCTGCTTCCAACGCCACCCGAAGAACATGGTGTCTCACCCCTGGCGGGGCTGCGGATTCACCGGGGTCCGCTCCAGCCAGGGCGCGCCGCCGGTCCCGTAGATGTAGTGGGCCCAGGCGAGGTACTCGCGGCTGTTGGCCGTCAGCGGGTCGGCGATCAGGCTGGCCTGCGAGAACTGCGGCACCAGGTACCGCTGCAGGGCCAGGCCGCCGCCCCCGGTGAACCACAGGAAGTCGTAGTCCGCTACCTGCCACGTGGACCGGATCTCCACCAGCACCTTGGTGGCCAGCTGCTCGAAGGCCTTCTCCCGGAGGCCGGTGATGTCCACCCGCCGCCCGCTGACGCCGATCTCGCCGGAGATGATGGCCTCGTCCAGCGCGTGGTTCTCGCGCTCGATGCCGTACTCCCGGAGCAGGGCGTTCGCCACCGCGCCGTAGGCTGCGGAGAGGCCGGTGGGCACGGTGCGGCTCTGCTCGGGCACGTACTCGCCGCCCTCCACCGTCACCAGGTCCGTGGTGCGGAAGCCGATGTCGACGATGCCCACCCGGGCGTCTGCCGCAGGGTGCTGCTGCGCCAGCTGGCCCCTGGCATCCAGCACCTGCGACCAGTACGTGCCCAGCGGCTGCGGAACCACGGTGACCCGGTCGACGCGCAGGTACAGCTCCTCGGGGTTGCCGGTCCGATACCGGACCACCCGGTGGTCGCCCCGCACGCTGCGGACGAACTGGTCCGCCAGGTGCATGCGGCCCGGGGGCAGCCCGGTGACGACGGAGAACGTGGTGTTGGCCTCGCTCGCAAAGAGGCTCAGGGCCGTGAGGAAGAGGACCAGCAGATCGTTGCCCTCGTCGCGCATCACCGACAGGAACCCGTAGGCCATGCGGGACTGGCGCACGGCCAGCGTACCCACGTGGTAAACCCTGTCGCCGATCTGCACGCGCAGGTTGTCCGTGGGGTCGGTCTCCTGGGATGCGAGCCGCAGCGGCAGGTAGGGGCTGCCGTCTCCCACGACGCTCGGGAACAGGTACCCTTCCCGCCCGTCCGTGGCTTTGACAAATCCGTAGCCAAGATCTACGCCGATAAGCCGTTCCATTGCTTGCCCCCCTTAGAGCTGTCTGTCAGGTGCGGGCCCGGTGACGCTTCAGAACCATCCAATTCAAGATTGGAAAATTGCTACCACTAAACATACCTTACCTACCTCAAAAAGGAAAGCCGCTGTGCTGCTTCCGACCAGATCTGGTGAACCGCGCCTTTTGGGCGGCGAACTGCGCGGTGAGGCAGGTGACCGGGACCCGTGGACGGCGGTTTCGCCGTGCGGCGCGGTCCGCGCGCCCAGATCGACATTTCACCGCAAATCGCCCGATTGCGAACCGTGGTCCTGATATGCTGGAATCAGAAATGCACAAGCCGTGTGCGGACGCCCGCGGGAGGAGGGACTGTGCCGGTGTGGACCTACTCGACCTTTGAGGCCAACTGGGAGGTAGGATTGGTGACGGCTGAAGCGGTCCACGGAATCGGCTTCGCCATGGAGCCGGCGCTGGGGGCCACCGCCGAGCAGCCCGCAGGGAGCGCGGAAGAGCTGTCGGATGCGGCGGACTGAGCACCGCGGGCCGCAACAACCCCATCACCCCACAGGACGGGAGCCGGGTCGGGGAGCACCCCGTACTCGGCTCTTCACACTTTCTTCACACCCGGGAGCGAAACTGGGGTTGATGGCACGTTGCAAATGGGGGATCGCGATGACGACGAAGCGCTTGCACTCGCCGTGGTCCAGAGCCCTCGCCTGCGTCGCGATGGCCGTCCTGCTCCTCGCCCTGTCCGGTGTGGTAGCGGGCTGCTCCGGGCAGACGGGCAACCACAGCCGGGACGCCGCGCAGGAGGCGACCCTGCCGGAGGGGTTCCCCGAGGCGCCCGACTGGTACCACCACGCGCCGAAACCCATCCAGGAGACCTATTTGGCGGCGGCGCACCACCATGACGAGCTGCAGCACATCCCGTGCTACTGCGGCTGCGGCGCCTTCCACGCCAGCAACTCCGACTGCTACTTCCAGCGGGACGAGACCGGCGCGGTGGTCGCGTTTGACCGGCACGCCGTGGGCTGCCAGATCTGCCTGGACATCACCCGGCAGACCGTGGCCGGACTGGAGAGCGGAAGATCCCTCACCCGCATCCGACAGGAGATCGACGAGGCGTATCAGGCCATGGGGCTGACGCCGACCCCCACGCCCCTTCCCCCGCCTGACCAGTGATCCAGCGCGCGTCCCCGGATCCGCAGACCTGAACGAGCACCCCTGACCGGGTGCTCGTTTTCCGTTGGCCGCTCCGCGCCCTGCCCTCAGGCCCGCGGCAGCCAGAACCAGAAGGCGGCGCCCCCGCCGGGACGGGACTCCACGCCGACGTCACCGCCGTGCGCCCGGACGATGGAGCGCACCACCGCCAGACCGAGCCCCCGGCCGCCCTTCCGCCGGCCGCGGAAGCGGTCGAACACGTGGGGAAGCTGAGCCGGGTCGATGCCCTCCCCCGTGTCCCGCACCCGGACCGCCACGGCGTCCCTCGTGACCGCGGCGGACACCCGCACCACGCCTCCCGGCGGGGTATGGCGCAGGGCGTTGTCCAGCAGGTTGAAGACCACCTGCTGAATCCGGCCGCCGTCGGCGAGGACGGGGGGCAGCGCGTCCGGGAGGCCCACCACCAGGGCGACGCCCTTCTCCTCCGCCTGCGACCGCACGGTCCGGACCGCCTGCTCCACCGGCACGCGCAGATCCAGCGGCACCCGCTCGAAGGCCATCTGCCCCTCTTCGATCTGCGCCAGGTCCATCAGGTCGTCCACGAGGCGGCTCAGCCGGTCGACCTCGTCCATCACCACCCGTTGGAATCGCCGGACCTCCGCAGGATCGGTCACGACCCCCTCGGCCAGGGCCTGGGTATACCCGCGGATGTACGACAGCGGCGTGCGCAGCTCGTGGGCCACGTCAGCCAGGAACTCCCGCCGGCGGCGCTCGTGGCCCTCCAGCTGTTCCGCCATCCGGTTGATCGCCTCGCCGAGGCGGCCCAGCTCGTTAGCGCCCGCCGGGGCCACGCGCGCCGAGAAGTCGCCGCGCGCGATGGCCCGGGTCGCCCGTTCCATCGCCAGCACGGGGCGGGTGAGGCTCCGGGCCATCACCAGCGCGAGCCCCGTGCCCAGCAGGAGCGCGGCGGCGCCGGCCAGCCACAGGCCGCGCCGGGCCCTGTCGAACGACTGCCGGAGGGGATCGGCGGGCGCCAGCAGCAGCACTCCTCCTTCGCCCCCCTGGACCGGCACGCCGGTGACGATGTAGGTGGCTCCCTCCGGGGTCCGCAGCTGGTCCACATGGGTCCGTCCGACGACCACCGCCCGCCGGATGTCCTCGGGCACCTCGACCGCGGAGGCGCCCGGGAAGGACCGCGGCCTTCCTTCCCGGTCCAGCACCACCACCTCGCCCCCCACCATCTCGGCCATGAGCGGTGCGGCGGCCAGCGCCGCGTCCTCTGCGGCCAGCATGTCCGCGAGTTGCCGGCCGTGGTAGAGGAGGGGCTCCGTGACCTGCGTGGCGTAGAAGCGCTCCAGCAGCTGGTCCAGGGCGTACTCCATGGGGACGAGCACGACGAGCAGGAGCAGGGAGAGGGAGAGCCAGAACCGGGCGACCAGACTAAGGCTGCGCATCCGGCACCTCCGCGAACCGGTACCCCACGCCCCAGACCGTGAGGATGAGCCCCGCGCCCTCGCCCAGCTTGTCCCGCAGGTTCTTGATGTGGGCGTCCACCGTGCGGGCGTCGCCCTGGAAGTCGGGCCCCCAGATGCGGTCCAGCAGCTTCTCCCGGGAGAAGACCTGACCCGGGTGCGCCGCCAGCAGGGCCAGGAGGTCAAACTCCTTGGGAGTGAGGGGCAGGGGACGGCCGGCGTACAACGCCGTCCGCTCTGCCGGCCGGATCGTCAGGCTGCCCCGGCGGATGGGGACGTTCGCCTCCACCTGTCCGGCCGAGCGGCGGAGCACGGCCTGGACCCGGGCGGCCAGCTCCCGGCCGTCGAAGGGCTTGGCGATGTAGTCGTCGGCGCCCATCCGGAGCCCCTGTACCCGATCCGCCACACCGCCCCGGGCGGTGAGCATGATGACGGGCACGGCAGACTCCTCGCGGATGCGTTGCAGCGTCTGCCACCCGTCCAACCGGGGCATCATCACGTCCAGCAGCACGAGGTCAGGCCCCGCGTCACGCACCGCCCGCAGGGCGGTGAGGCCGTCCCCGGCCTCGAGCACGGTGCACTCCGCCGCGAGGTACAGCCGGATCAGCTCGCGCATGCGGGGCTCGTCGTCCACCACCAGCACCACAGGCCGCTTCCCCGGGGCCATCGGCCACCACCTCCGATTCCTCTCCCTGATCCGGTCGGACTGGCCCGTCCCCGCGCTTGTCCGTTTCCGCACTTGTCACCAGTATAGCAAACCCCGGCAGGCTGCGTTGCGTGGTTCAGCGCGGCGCTCTGGGTGGCCGGGAGGGGATGGCCGAGCTCGTGCGAAAGCATACAGCAACATCCTGAAAGCAGGTGCAGCCATGAAGAGAGTCACGCTCGAGGTCATCGCCGTCACCGTCGCAGATGCCGTCGCCGCCGAGGCCGGCGGCGCGGACCGGATCGAGCTGGTCGCGAGCATGGCCGAAGGGGGCGTCACCCCCAGCGCCGGGGTGATCGCCGCCGTCCGGCGCGCCACCCGCCTGCCCGTCTACGTGATGATCCGGCCCCGCGGGGGCTCCTTCCTCTTCTCGCCGGAGGAGGTCGAGGCCATGGTCACCGACGCCCGCATCGCCCGGGATCTGGGAGCCGACGGACTGGTGGTCGGGGCGCTCACGCCGGAGGGCGACGTGGACCGAACGGCCCTGGAGCGCATCCTGACCGAGGCGGGACTCCCCGCCACCTTCCACCGCGCCTTTGAGGAGATCATCCACAGGGAGGGCGCGCTGGCGCAGGTCGCGTCCCTGCCCCACGTCGAGCGCATCCTCACCGGCGGGGGTGCGGCGAGGCCCGAGGAAGCCCTCGACACCCTCAGGGAGCTGGTTCAGCGGTCTCCGCTGGAGATCCAGATCGGCGGGGGCGTCACCCCGGCCAACGCCGCGCGGCTGGTGCGGGAGACGGGGGCGTCTGCCTTGCACGTCGGATCGGCCGTGCGCGATTCCGCGGGCGGCGTGTCGGCGGCGCGGGTGGCCGAGCTGCGGCGCATCATCGACGGCGCCACCGCCCCTGCCTGACCGCAGGGTGCGGGAAAGGGGGCTGTCCCGAGGTCATCTCGGATGACTCTCGGGACAGCCCCCAAACGCGGTGCGGCATGTACAGTCATGCTCCCGTCCGCGTGGGCTTACGATCGCGCCGCGGCCCTCGGCGACATCGACCGGGCGATGCCCGACGCGGTCGCAACGCGCCGCGACCGCACCCGCTGGTCGATGGCGGTGCGCCTGACCAGCGTCAGGGCCCGGGCCAGGCAGACCTCGACGCACGCCGGGCCGCCCGGCCGGCCGATGCAGAGATCGCACTTGTGCGCCACGTACCGCTCCTTGGGGACCTTGCCGTCGGGCGTGTCCATCTTCAGCCCCGGCTGTTCCACCCGCGCGCCGTTCTCCAGCGCCGGCACCATGTCCATGGCGCCGAAGGGGCAGGCCAGCACGCAGGTCTTGCAGCCGATGCACCTCTCCTGCTTCACCAGCACCACGCCGTCCTGCCGCACGATGGCCCCGACCGGGCAGGCGTTGGCGCACGGAGCGTCCTCGCAGTGGCGGCACTGGATCGGCATGGTCACCCGGGAGGTGCGCACCACCCGCAGCCGGGGTTGGAAGGGAATCTTCATCTCGCCGGCCGTGGTGACCGATGTGCCCAGATGGGCGACGGCGCAGGCGATCTCGCAGGACTGGCACCCGATGCACTTGGTCGGGTCGGCCAGCACGAACGCGCTCTTCGTCATGCCTTGCGCCTCCTCGGCGTGTAGCTGGTGTGCAGCAGGTGATGCGATTTCTCGCCCAACGGCTTGCCCAGGAACTCCTTGTAGATCTTCTTGATGTCCGGGTTCTCGTTGGACTTCCTGTGGGGCAACTGGGCGTCATGCCGGTACGTGGACTCCGTGCGGGCCATGCGGGCGCACAGCCGGTCCGAGGGCAGGAGCGCCTTGGGCTGGCCGCCGCCGGAGACGCAGCCCACCGGGCAGGTCATGACCTCCATGAAGTGGAAGTCGGCCTTCCCCGCCTTCACCTGCTCCAGCACCGGGGCGACGTTCTTCAGGCCGGAGACCACGCAGACCTTCAGCTCCAGGTCCTCGATCTTCACGGTGGCGTACCGCACGCCCTCGCCGCCGCGCACGAACTTCAGGTCCAGCTCGGGGATTGGCTTCTTGGCGATCACCTCATACGCCGTCCGGAGGGCCGCTTCCATCACTCCGCCGGTCGCGCCGAAGATGGTGCCGGCACCCGTGTAGAGCCCCAGCGGCCGGTCGTACTCCTCCTCCGGCAGCGCGTTGAAGTCGATGCCGGCGTCCTTGATCAGGTGCGCCAGCTCCCGGGTGGTGATGACCACGTCCACGTCCCGGTAGCCGCTGGCCTTCATCTCCGGCCGGCCGGACTCGAAGTCCTTGCAGGTACAGGGCATGACGGAGACGCTGTAGACCTTCGCCGGGTCGACATTGTCCACCTTGGCCCCATAGGTCTTGAACAGGGCGCCGGCCATCTGCTGCGGCGACTTGCAGGTGGACAGGTGCGGCAGCAGCTCGGGATAGGTCTGCTCCAGGTACTTCACCCAGGCCGGGCAGCAGCTGGTGAACATCGGCAGGGTGCCGCCCTTGGTCACCCGCTCGATCAGCTCGTTGCCCTCCTCCATGATGGTCAGGTCGGCAGTGAAGTCGGTGGAGTAGACCCGGTCGAAGCCCAGCCGGCGCAGCGCCGCGGCCATCTTGCCCGGCGCCAGGCTGCCCAGCGGCATGCCGAACTCCTCGGCGATGGCCACGCGGACCGCCGGGGCCACCTGCACCATGACGTACCTGTCCGGGTCCGCCAGGGCCTCCTTTACCAGCTTCGCCCGGCCCTCGTTCCAGGCGGCGAACAGCGGCTCCTTCACGGAGGGCAGCAGCCCACGCTCGGCCAGCTTCTGTTCGCGGGGGGTGAGGCCGTCGTCCCAGATCGAGCCGTAGGAGCTGCAGACCTGGACGCACTGGCCGCACATCACGCAGATCTCCTGGTCAACCGACTGCGGCTTCCCCGGCTCGCCGACGATGGCGTCCACCGGGCAGACTTCGGCACAGCGACGGCAACCGGTGCAGAGTTCCTGATCGATGAAAATCACGGCGGTCCCTCCTACCCGACGACGTTCTTCACGGACTCGAGCACGGCCAGGGCGGCCTCCAGGTTCCGGGTCCGGCGCAGCTCATCGGGTCGGACGACCTGCAGCGCCTCCCGCGGGCAGTTGGCGACGCAGGCCGGGCCGCCCTCGACCCCGATGCACCGGTCGCACTTGCTGGCCACGAACACATCCTGCAGCACCGGCCCCTCGCCGGTCTCCTCGGTCAGCCGCAGCTGCTTCACCTGCTCGCCGTTCTTGTAGTAGGGCACCATCTCCATGGCCCCGAACGGACAGGCCAGGACGCAGGTCTTGCAGCCGATGCAGGTCTCCTGGTCGACGTCGATGATGCCGTCCTTCTGCGTGATCGCGCCCACCGGGCAGGCGTTGGCGCAGGGAGCGTCCTCGCAGTGCCGGCACTGCACCGGCATGGTGACCTCGGCAGTGTGCACCAGGTACAGCCGGGGGATGATGGGCGTGGTCACCTGGCCGACCGTCTTCACGGGCACGTCGGAGTGGACCACGAAGCAGGAAACCTCACAGACCTTGCAGCCGATACACTTATGGGGATCCGCCACGACAAAGGCGTTGAGCGCGCACATCGTCGCAGGCCTCCTCTCGAGAAGTTTAGGCGCTGACCTTTTCTACCCGTACGGCACAGACCTTGTACTCCGGGGTCTTCGAGACCGGGTCCAGGGCGCTGTTGGTCAGCAGGTTGCCGGCGGCCTCGGTATAGTGGAACGTGATGAAGGTGACGCCCTTCGGTACTCGGGCCGTCACCTCGGCCCGGACCACCACCGAGCCCCGGCGTGTGGTCACCCGGACGTAGTCGCCGTGGGCGACGCCCAGAGATGCCGCGTCCGCGGGGTTGATCTCCACCCACTCCTCGGGCGCCACGCCGTCCAGGCCCCAGCAGTTGCGGGTCATCGTGCCGGTGTGGTAGTGCGCCGTCCGTCGGCCCGTCGTCAGGACCAGCGGGTACTCCTCGTCGGGCAGCTCCGCCGGCGGGCGCCACTCGATGGCGGAGAACTTGCCGAGGCCCCGGCTGAACTTGCCCACGTGGAGGATCGGGGTGCCCGGGTGCTCCTCATTGGGGCAGGGCCAGTGGAGGCCGCCCAGCTTCTCCAGCCGCTCGTAGGTGACGCCGGCGTAGGAGGGCGCGAGGGTGCGCAGTTCGTTGAAGATGTCTTTCGGAGAGTTGTAATCGGCAGGGTAATCCATGGCCCGCATGATGTCCCGCAGGATCATCCAGTCGGGCCGGGCGTTGCCCTGGGGCTCCATCGCCTTGCGGACCCGCTGCACCCGGCGCTCGGTATTGGTAAAGGTCCCGTCCTTCTCCGCCCAGGTGGCGCCGGGCAGCACCACGTCGGCCAGGGCCGCGGATTCGGTGAGGAAGATGTCCTGCACCACCAGGAAGTCCACGTGCTCCAGGCAGTGGCGGACGTGGTTGACGTCGGGGTCCGAGCGCATGGGGTTCTCGCCCATGACGTAAAGGAACCGGACCTTGCCCTCCTCGATGCCCCGGAGCACGTCGGAGATGGCCATGCCCATCCTGTCGCTGAGCGGTCGGCCCCAGGCCTTCTCGAACTTCTCCCGGTTCTTGGGATCGGTGACCGGCTGGTAGGCCGGGTAGACGTTGGGCAGGGCCCCCATGTCGCAGGCCCCCTGCACGTTGTTCTGGCCCCGCAGCGGGTTGACGCCCGCCTTGGGTTTGCCCAGGTTGCCCGTCATCAGGGCCAGGTTGGCGATGGAGAGCACGTTGTCCACGCCTGAGGTGTGCTGGGTGATGCCCATGGTGTAGTAGGTGGCCGCGTTTTCGGCCGTGGCGAACAGCCGGGCGGCCTGCCGTACCTTCTCGGCCGGCACGCCGGTGATGCCCTCCACCTTCTCGGGGGCGTACTTCAGCACCGTTTCCCGGCAGGCCTCGAAGTTCTCCGTGCGGCTCCGGATGAACGCCTCGTCCGCCAGCCCCTCGGTGACGATGACGTACATCATGGCGTTCAGCAGCGCCACGTCGGAGCCGGGGTTGTGCCGCATGTACACGTCGGCGTGCTTCGCCAGCTCCGTCTCCCGCGGGTCGGCCACGATCAGCCGGGCGCCGCGGCGGTGGGCCTCCAGCATGCGGATGC
The nucleotide sequence above comes from Symbiobacterium thermophilum IAM 14863. Encoded proteins:
- the bshB2 gene encoding bacillithiol biosynthesis deacetylase BshB2, encoding MKEHVLVIMPHPDDETFAVGGTIALYAQRGVPVTYVCGTRGEMGRRMGRPPFATRESLPGLREKELREACRILGITDLRFLGLWDKTVEFEDPEALAARLKAIIEEIRPSLIITYHPDYSVHPDHMALGRATVRAVAQLPPDRRPPVHTRAFGKASAVLGEPDLVVDVRPVWETKLAAIRAHRSQSALVLADDDPEAQERLRRDRTQEAYYVWKFKD
- a CDS encoding YojF family protein; amino-acid sequence: MEPIDREVVQQRLESFVNTDVYMHLETTNGAYAGEAAGGNGMAVCAFVRNARVRFSRAQITGSGPYRVGLQLHSGEGWTYAEGLTDYEVDEQGRLLLAGHDANGCLAIALELSHTPFPMK
- a CDS encoding bactofilin family protein; amino-acid sequence: MFFGWRWKQDALPYSVIDRGTEVQGPIRSRGVLEVRGHVRGAVIHEGRMVVAPGGVCSGPVRSDDLYLQGEIHGDVTVTGTLRIGNGGQLYGDADCRRLIIDPGGCFVGINRSELEGRAAGPAAAQAGGAPSAVPVSNGAVPSPPTGLGVRSRGRRAARPGGHCRDHGPADGAARPGAADHRLPRVHAHEAPVGAGGV
- a CDS encoding ParM/StbA family protein; the protein is MERLIGVDLGYGFVKATDGREGYLFPSVVGDGSPYLPLRLASQETDPTDNLRVQIGDRVYHVGTLAVRQSRMAYGFLSVMRDEGNDLLVLFLTALSLFASEANTTFSVVTGLPPGRMHLADQFVRSVRGDHRVVRYRTGNPEELYLRVDRVTVVPQPLGTYWSQVLDARGQLAQQHPAADARVGIVDIGFRTTDLVTVEGGEYVPEQSRTVPTGLSAAYGAVANALLREYGIERENHALDEAIISGEIGVSGRRVDITGLREKAFEQLATKVLVEIRSTWQVADYDFLWFTGGGGLALQRYLVPQFSQASLIADPLTANSREYLAWAHYIYGTGGAPWLERTPVNPQPRQG
- a CDS encoding PCYCGC motif-containing (lipo)protein gives rise to the protein MTTKRLHSPWSRALACVAMAVLLLALSGVVAGCSGQTGNHSRDAAQEATLPEGFPEAPDWYHHAPKPIQETYLAAAHHHDELQHIPCYCGCGAFHASNSDCYFQRDETGAVVAFDRHAVGCQICLDITRQTVAGLESGRSLTRIRQEIDEAYQAMGLTPTPTPLPPPDQ
- a CDS encoding sensor histidine kinase, with the translated sequence MRSLSLVARFWLSLSLLLLVVLVPMEYALDQLLERFYATQVTEPLLYHGRQLADMLAAEDAALAAAPLMAEMVGGEVVVLDREGRPRSFPGASAVEVPEDIRRAVVVGRTHVDQLRTPEGATYIVTGVPVQGGEGGVLLLAPADPLRQSFDRARRGLWLAGAAALLLGTGLALVMARSLTRPVLAMERATRAIARGDFSARVAPAGANELGRLGEAINRMAEQLEGHERRRREFLADVAHELRTPLSYIRGYTQALAEGVVTDPAEVRRFQRVVMDEVDRLSRLVDDLMDLAQIEEGQMAFERVPLDLRVPVEQAVRTVRSQAEEKGVALVVGLPDALPPVLADGGRIQQVVFNLLDNALRHTPPGGVVRVSAAVTRDAVAVRVRDTGEGIDPAQLPHVFDRFRGRRKGGRGLGLAVVRSIVRAHGGDVGVESRPGGGAAFWFWLPRA
- a CDS encoding response regulator transcription factor — encoded protein: MAPGKRPVVLVVDDEPRMRELIRLYLAAECTVLEAGDGLTALRAVRDAGPDLVLLDVMMPRLDGWQTLQRIREESAVPVIMLTARGGVADRVQGLRMGADDYIAKPFDGRELAARVQAVLRRSAGQVEANVPIRRGSLTIRPAERTALYAGRPLPLTPKEFDLLALLAAHPGQVFSREKLLDRIWGPDFQGDARTVDAHIKNLRDKLGEGAGLILTVWGVGYRFAEVPDAQP
- a CDS encoding copper homeostasis protein CutC, with amino-acid sequence MKRVTLEVIAVTVADAVAAEAGGADRIELVASMAEGGVTPSAGVIAAVRRATRLPVYVMIRPRGGSFLFSPEEVEAMVTDARIARDLGADGLVVGALTPEGDVDRTALERILTEAGLPATFHRAFEEIIHREGALAQVASLPHVERILTGGGAARPEEALDTLRELVQRSPLEIQIGGGVTPANAARLVRETGASALHVGSAVRDSAGGVSAARVAELRRIIDGATAPA
- a CDS encoding 4Fe-4S dicluster domain-containing protein, translating into MTKSAFVLADPTKCIGCQSCEIACAVAHLGTSVTTAGEMKIPFQPRLRVVRTSRVTMPIQCRHCEDAPCANACPVGAIVRQDGVVLVKQERCIGCKTCVLACPFGAMDMVPALENGARVEQPGLKMDTPDGKVPKERYVAHKCDLCIGRPGGPACVEVCLARALTLVRRTAIDQRVRSRRVATASGIARSMSPRAAARS
- a CDS encoding [FeFe] hydrogenase, group A; amino-acid sequence: MIFIDQELCTGCRRCAEVCPVDAIVGEPGKPQSVDQEICVMCGQCVQVCSSYGSIWDDGLTPREQKLAERGLLPSVKEPLFAAWNEGRAKLVKEALADPDRYVMVQVAPAVRVAIAEEFGMPLGSLAPGKMAAALRRLGFDRVYSTDFTADLTIMEEGNELIERVTKGGTLPMFTSCCPAWVKYLEQTYPELLPHLSTCKSPQQMAGALFKTYGAKVDNVDPAKVYSVSVMPCTCKDFESGRPEMKASGYRDVDVVITTRELAHLIKDAGIDFNALPEEEYDRPLGLYTGAGTIFGATGGVMEAALRTAYEVIAKKPIPELDLKFVRGGEGVRYATVKIEDLELKVCVVSGLKNVAPVLEQVKAGKADFHFMEVMTCPVGCVSGGGQPKALLPSDRLCARMARTESTYRHDAQLPHRKSNENPDIKKIYKEFLGKPLGEKSHHLLHTSYTPRRRKA
- a CDS encoding 4Fe-4S dicluster domain-containing protein produces the protein MCALNAFVVADPHKCIGCKVCEVSCFVVHSDVPVKTVGQVTTPIIPRLYLVHTAEVTMPVQCRHCEDAPCANACPVGAITQKDGIIDVDQETCIGCKTCVLACPFGAMEMVPYYKNGEQVKQLRLTEETGEGPVLQDVFVASKCDRCIGVEGGPACVANCPREALQVVRPDELRRTRNLEAALAVLESVKNVVG